The following proteins are co-located in the Lepidochelys kempii isolate rLepKem1 chromosome 28, rLepKem1.hap2, whole genome shotgun sequence genome:
- the LOC140904153 gene encoding uncharacterized protein has translation MRWGSCCQSGGAAGSVPGREPGLQSCSPRPRSPGPHIPAPPPIPGRSHGGGGASPERRQRPPAAARRRVRDKGRLSPDPRAGPSGPGPGPERPGSYIPGGGTVRPGSYIPGRDRAPRILRPREGPCAPDPAPQGGTVRPGSCAPGWDRAPRILLPREGPCAPDPAPQGGTVRPGSCAPGGTVRPGSCAQGGTVRPGSCSPGRDRAPRILRPGGDRAPRILRPREGPCAPDPAPQGGPCAPDPAPRGGPCAREGDRRSVPGRRGGAPHPGAPGRLPPTLPLRLPSAPAWHGAGLGAGPRGGGARLGRLRLHRRGGPPLPAPPGGHPRPPVPLVPPQAPCPAPRGRQRGSHQLPPTAQLTGGPALAKPPRWAKGGAPEAARPPPAVPPKTPAKPLRGTQGTGLGSWQPERGDSCPPSAAPCQAPPVPAKPCPPPRLPSPPTNPQSLPKRAPQPRPLPSLPRPPSPCQTCSLPPPPTQPPPPPAKLCPPPPAPPQKEHAPAPGDEPRQGDSDGHSPEPEPPRDRCCPSPKGPGWGLPLQDEPLYQTYRQAVIRKEIQRQTLPHSASPSSWDEAPAPPPGPPGAPRSTLWQDLPAVRESGLLWHISPQERKMQESLFEVLTSEASYQRSLRLLAQHFVGSRELGETLGPRERQALFSSVLRVKEISARFLAALQGRVAESLQIRDVSDVVAAHARRDFPAYVDYVRNQPYQEKEYSALMERNGPFGAALGRLQEHPLCQGLPLLSFLLLPFQRITRLKMLLEVGTPGVRL, from the exons ATGCGGTGGGGGTCTTGCTGCCAGTCTGGGGGCGCTGCCGGTTCCGTCCCAGGCCGGGAGCCGGGACTCCAGTCATGTTCACCCCGCCCCCGGTCCCCCGGCCCCCACATCCCGGCTCCGCCCCCCATCCCGGGCCGGTCACATGGAGGCGGCGGCGCCAGCCCCGAGCGCAGGCAGCGGCCGCCTGCAGCAGCCCGGCGGCGTGTGCGGGACAAAGGGCGGCTGAGCCCGGATCCTCGGGCGGGACCCAGCGGCCCGGGCCCAGGCCCGGAGCGCCCCGGATCCTACATCCCGGGGGGGGGGACCGTGCGCCCCGGATCCTACATCCCAGGGAGGGACCGTGCGCCCCGGATCCTGCGCCCCAGGGAGGGACCGTGCGCCCCGGATCCTGCTCCCCAGGGTGGGACCGTGCGCCCCGGATCCTGCGCCCCAGGGTGGGACCGTGCGCCCCGGATCCTGCTCCCCAGGGAGGGACCGTGCGCCCCGGATCCTGCGCCCCAGGGAGGGACCGTGCGCCCCGGATCCTGCGCCCCAGGGGGGACCGTGCGCCCCGGATCCTGCGCCCAGGGAGGGACCGTGCGCCCCGGATCCTGCTCCCCAGGGAGGGACCGTGCGCCCCGGATCCTGCGCCCCGGGGGGGACCGTGCGCCCCGGATCCTGCGCCCCAGGGAGGGACCGTGCGCCCCGGATCCTGCGCCCCAGGGGGGACCGTGCGCCCCGGATCCTGCGCCCCGGGGGGGACCGTGCGCCCGTGAAGGCGACCGAAG gTCGGTGCCCGGACGCCGtgggggagccccccatcccggAGCCCCCGGCCGCCTGCCCCCCACGCTGCCCCTGCGGCTGCCATCGGCACCGGCCTGGCATGGTGCTGGCCTGGGTGCCGGCCCCCGAGGGGGAGGAGCCAGGCTCGGACGGCTCCGCCTCCACCGACGAGGGGGGCCCCCTCTTCCGGCGCCTCCTGGaggtcacccccgccccccagtcccGCTGGTCCCCCCTcaagccccctgccccgccccccgagGACGGCAGCGTGGTTCTCACCAGCTACCGCCCACGGCCCAGCTCACCGGGGGCCCGGCGCTGGCCAAGCCCCCCCGGTGGGCCAAGGGGGGGGCGCCCGAGgcggcccggccccccccggccGTGCCCCCCAAGACCCCGGCGAAGCCCCTGCGCGGGACACAGGGCACAGGGCTCGGCTCCTGGCAGCCAGAGCGGGGGGACAGCTGCCCCCCATCCGCTGCCCCCTGCCAAGCCCCTCCAGTCCCTGCcaaaccctgccccccaccccgcctgcccagcccccccacgAACCCCCAATCGCTGCCAAAGCGcgccccccaaccccgccccctgcccagcctgcccAGGCCCCCAAGTCCCTGCCAGACATGTTCCCTACCGccgccccccacccagcctcccccgccccccgccaagctctgccccccgccgcccgccCCCCCGCAGAAGGAGCACGCCCCGGCGCCAGGGGACGAACCCCGCCAAG GAGACTCGGATGGCCACAGTCCGGAGCCAGAGCCGCCGAGGGACAG gtgcTGCCCATCCCCGAAGGGCCCCGGCTGGGGGCTGCCCCTGCAGGACG agcccctgTACCAGACCTACCGGCAGGCCGTCATCCGCAAGGAGATCCAGCGCCAGACCCTGCCCCATAGCGCCAGCCCGAGCAGCTGGGACGAGGCCCCGgcgccccccccgggcccccccggcgccccccgcAGCACCCTCTGGCAGGACCTGCCGGCCGTGCGGGAGAGCGGCCTCCTCTGGCACATCAGCCCCCAGGAGCGCAAGATGCAGGAG AGCCTGTTCGAGGTGCTGACGTCGGAGGCCTCCTACCAGCGCTCGCTGCGGCTGCTGGCCCAGCACTTCGTGGGCTCGCGGGAGCTGGGCGAGACCCTGGGGCCCCGGGAGCGCCAGGCCCTCTTCTCCAGCGTCCTGCGGGTCAAGGAGATCAGCGCCAG GTTCCTGGCGGCGCTGCAGGGACGCGTGGCCGAGAGCCTGCAGATCCGCGACGTGAGCGACGTGGTGGCCGCCCACGCCCGGCGCGACTTCCCCGCCTACGTGGACTACGTCCGCAACCAGCCCTACCAGGAGAAGGAGTACAGCGCCCTCAT GGAGCGAAACGGGCCCTTCGGGGCGGCGCTGGGCCGGCTGCAGGAGCACCCCCTGTGCCAAggcctccccctcctctccttcctgctgctgcccttcCAGCGCATCACCCGCCTCAAGATGCTCCTGGAGGTAGGGACCCCCGGCGTccgactctga